The Streptomyces sp. P9-A4 genome contains a region encoding:
- a CDS encoding HSP90 family protein: MPHSESAHTFQVDLRGLVDLLSHHLYSSPRVYLRELLQNAVDAITARQALDPSAPGTITVRTGDTLTVTDSGVGLTEADVHRFLATIGRSSKRTPDGVLDGAGLDAARGDFIGQFGIGLLACFVVADEITVLSRSAKDPSAPAVEWRGHSDGRYTIRALPASAVPEPGTTVRLTPRADNAEWTHPDRVVSLARHYGGLLRHEVTVVDQRGTGHRVNEAPPWDRTHRSPLARREAMTAYCRELFDFTPLDAIELDLPAAGLHGVAYVLPTAVSPAQRRGHRVHLKGMLLTDQAHELLPEWAFFVRCVVDTTSLRPTASREALYEDGTLSAVRDALGERIRDWLTGLAASDPSLLHRFIDTHHLAVKALARHDDELLRIVLPWLPFETTDGNVTLEEFARTHPTLLVTRSVEEFRQVAPIAAAAGLGVVNGGYTYDRDLVLRLPEIRPGTAVTDLDPATVTAHLDAVDPAAELRAAAFLSLARETIAVHDCDVVLRDFQPVTAPALLLDNREARHERTRSSMAADSDGLWADILGSLRHETPRAQLVLNHLNPLVRQAITISERGLAVTTAEALYGQALLLSRRPLRASESALLNRAFIGLLTHAMHDPGTAAPGSEPRKEL; encoded by the coding sequence GTGCCCCACTCCGAATCCGCTCACACCTTCCAGGTCGACCTGCGCGGTCTGGTCGACCTGCTCTCCCACCACCTCTACTCCAGCCCTCGCGTCTATCTGCGCGAACTGCTGCAGAACGCCGTGGACGCCATCACCGCACGGCAGGCCCTCGACCCCTCCGCGCCCGGCACCATCACCGTGCGCACCGGTGACACCCTGACCGTCACGGACAGCGGCGTCGGCCTGACCGAGGCCGATGTCCACCGCTTCCTCGCCACCATCGGACGCAGTTCGAAGCGCACCCCCGACGGCGTGCTCGACGGCGCCGGGCTCGACGCCGCCCGGGGCGACTTCATCGGCCAGTTCGGCATCGGGCTGCTCGCCTGCTTCGTCGTGGCCGACGAGATCACGGTGCTCAGCCGGTCCGCCAAGGACCCCTCGGCCCCCGCCGTGGAGTGGCGCGGCCACTCCGACGGCCGCTACACGATCCGGGCCCTGCCCGCCTCCGCCGTCCCCGAGCCGGGCACCACCGTCCGGCTGACCCCGCGCGCCGACAACGCCGAGTGGACGCACCCGGACCGTGTCGTGTCCCTGGCCCGGCACTACGGCGGCCTTCTGCGGCACGAGGTCACCGTCGTCGACCAGCGTGGCACCGGACACCGCGTCAACGAGGCGCCGCCGTGGGACCGTACCCACCGCTCCCCGCTGGCCCGGCGCGAGGCGATGACCGCGTACTGCCGCGAGCTCTTCGACTTCACCCCGCTCGACGCGATCGAGCTGGACCTGCCGGCGGCGGGACTGCACGGCGTCGCCTACGTCCTCCCCACGGCCGTGAGCCCGGCGCAGCGCAGGGGGCACCGCGTCCACCTCAAGGGCATGCTGCTCACCGACCAGGCGCACGAACTGCTGCCGGAGTGGGCCTTCTTCGTACGCTGCGTGGTCGACACCACGAGCCTGCGGCCGACGGCGTCGCGGGAGGCGCTGTACGAGGACGGCACCCTGTCGGCCGTACGGGACGCCCTGGGCGAGCGGATCCGTGACTGGCTCACCGGGCTGGCCGCCAGCGATCCTTCGCTGCTGCACCGCTTCATCGACACCCACCACCTCGCGGTCAAGGCGCTCGCCCGGCACGACGACGAGCTGTTGCGCATCGTGCTGCCGTGGCTGCCGTTCGAGACGACCGACGGCAACGTCACGCTTGAGGAGTTCGCCCGGACGCACCCGACGCTGCTGGTCACCCGCAGTGTGGAGGAGTTCCGCCAGGTCGCGCCGATCGCGGCGGCAGCCGGCCTGGGCGTCGTCAACGGCGGGTACACCTACGACCGCGACCTGGTGCTGCGGCTTCCAGAGATCCGCCCCGGCACGGCCGTCACGGACCTCGATCCGGCGACCGTCACCGCCCATCTCGACGCCGTGGACCCGGCCGCCGAGCTGCGGGCCGCCGCGTTCCTCTCCCTCGCCAGGGAGACGATCGCCGTCCACGACTGCGATGTCGTCCTGCGGGACTTCCAACCGGTGACCGCGCCCGCGCTGCTCCTCGACAACCGGGAGGCGCGGCACGAGCGGACCAGGTCGAGCATGGCCGCCGACAGCGACGGCCTCTGGGCCGACATCCTCGGCTCCCTGCGCCACGAGACCCCCCGGGCCCAGCTGGTCCTGAACCATCTGAACCCGCTGGTCCGGCAGGCGATCACGATCTCCGAGCGCGGGCTCGCCGTCACCACCGCCGAGGCCCTGTACGGCCAGGCCCTGCTGCTCAGCCGCCGCCCGCTCCGGGCGAGCGAGAGCGCCCTGCTCAACCGGGCCTTCATCGGCCTGCTCACCCACGCCATGCACGACCCCGGCACGGCGGCGCCCGGCTCCGAGCCCCGGAAGGAACTGTAG